In one Lolium rigidum isolate FL_2022 chromosome 3, APGP_CSIRO_Lrig_0.1, whole genome shotgun sequence genomic region, the following are encoded:
- the LOC124696234 gene encoding uncharacterized protein LOC124696234 produces the protein MGRRRRRKDPRTEREAVAHGVPDEVLELVFFRLASLLHLVRAAGTCKRWRRVIADSGFLRRFRSLHAASLVAGHYRVDERGAHPRPPGRNPVFVPSPSTSLDARLFSLDFLPRTNARRYWELADSRGGLLLFVNGPTASDEAAACPRPSLVVCEPLTRTYRVIPPSAWSHGCESFGAFLLDGDADDAGGCISLSNFRLVRALYCSGVARACVFSSQDGGRWTSPASGTAICGDDYWSAFDVYDFAFAGSDGRYAYWRMGPGPFGHGARDLVLDKDAAEFSCCIHSENMHVDLQTEFVYQLAWPPAIRVTL, from the coding sequence atgggccgccgccgccgccgcaaagaTCCCAGGACGGAGAGGGAGGCGGTCGCGCATGGAGTCCCCGACGAGGTGCTGGAGCTAGTGTTCTTTCGGCTCGCATCGCTTCTCCATCTCGTCCGTGCGGCGGGCACGTGCAAGCGCTGGCGGCGCGTCATCGCGGACAGCGGATTCCTCCGCCGGTTCCGCTCCCTCCACGCGGCGAGCCTGGTCGCGGGCCACTACCGCGTCGACGAGCGCGGCGCGCATCCGCGTCCGCCTGGCCGCAACCCCGTGTTCGTCCCCTCCCCCTCCACCTCCCTCGACGCGCGGCTCTTCTCCCTCGATTTCCTCCCGCGCACCAACGCGCGCAGGTACTGGGAGCTCGCGGACAGCCGGGgcggcctcctcctcttcgtcaacGGCCCCACCGCATCCGACGAGGCGGCGGCGTGCCCGCGCCCCAGCCTCGTCGTCTGCGAGCCCCTCACGCGAACCTACCGGGTGATCCCTCCTTCGGCGTGGTCCCACGGCTGCGAGAGCTTCGGCGCCTTCCTCctcgacggcgacgccgacgacgccggCGGGTGCATCAGCCTCTCCAACTTCAGGCTGGTGCGCGCGCTCTACTGCTCGGGCGTCGCCAGAGCCTGCGTGTTCTCGTCGCAAGACGGCGGCCGCTGGACCTCCCCGGCGTCTGGAACGGCGATCTGCGGCGACGACTACTGGAGCGCTTTTGACGTGTACGACTTCGCCTTCGCGGGGAGCGACGGCCGGTATGCCTACTGGAGGATGGGGCCGGGGCCATTCGGCCATGGCGCCCGTGATCTTGTTCTCGACAAGGACGCCGCTGAGTTCTCGTGCTGTATACATTCAGAGAACATGCACGTCGATCTGCAGACAGAATTCGTATACCAGCTGGCGTGGCCGCCTGCAATCCGAGTAACCTTGTAG